CGAATTGAAGCGCGCCGCAGGGGTTGTTACCCTTGCGGAACGCACCCGGCCCTGCGCGAGGATCCCGCAATTGACCGCCTCCCCGGATCTGCTTGACCGGCTCAACGCCCTCGACCGCGCGTTCGACGCCGCCAATCGCCAGGCCGACGAGCCTGACGCGGCGGTTCGTCTGCTGGAGCGAGCGGCGGAGAACGTTCTGGGCAACCGGGTCGGGGCCGAGGACCATGAGGCGCTCGAACGGGCCTGCACCGACCGGCGTGCCGGCCCCGTGGCGCTGGCCCTCGCCGCGCGCGCTGCGCTCGCGGCGGGCGCGCGCGAGACCGCCGTCGCGTTGCTGCGCCGTGCCCAGGCGCGGGCGGCCAATCACCTGACGCTCCAGCGCATGCTGGCCGAGGCCGAGGAGCGGCCCGAGCGCGACGACGCCTTCGCCGACCGGTTCTGCGCCGCGCCCTTCGAGAACATCGAAACCCAGCCCGGAGGCGACGTGCATTTCTGTTGCCCGGCCTGGCTGCCCGTGCCGATCGGCAATCTCGGTGCGCAAAGCGCGGGGGAAATCTGGAACTCCCCCGCCGCCCAGACGATCCGCGCCTCGATCCATGACGGCTCCTATCGGTTCTGCAGCCGCACCCATTGCCCCAAGCTCTCGGGCGATACGCTGCCCCGTAACGAGGAATTGACCAAGGCCAGCCAGCGCCGTGTCGCGCAGGCGCGCGCGACCGCGATGGAGGACGGACCGCGCAAGATCGTGCTCTCGCATGACCGGTCCTGCAACCTGTCCTGCCCGTCCTGCCGGAAGGACCTGATCCTCGCCCGCCGGCCCGAGCAGGCGGCGATGAACAAGATGGCCGACGAGGTACTGTTTCCGCTGATGCGGGGCGCGGACCGGCTGCGCGTCACGGCAAGCGGCGACCCGTTCGGAAGCGCGCATTTCCAGTATGTGCTGCGCCATCTCGACCGGGCACACGCGCCGCACTTGAAGCTCGACCTGCAGACCAACGGCGTGCTGCTGACGCCCGCGCTCTGGGAGCGGCTAAAGCTGGAGGGCAAGGTCGGGATGCTACTGGTCTCGGCCGATGCCGCGCGCGCCGAAACCTATGCGGTGCTGCGCCGGGGTGGTCGCTGGGACGACCTGCGGCGCAATCTCGATTTCTTCGCCGAGTTGCGTGGTGCGGGCCGGATCGATCTCTTCCGGCTCGATTTCGTGGTCCAGTCCGCGAATTTCCGCGAGATGCCCGACTTCGTGCAACTCGCCCGCGCGGTGGGCTGCGACGGGGTCAAGTTCCAGATGATCCGGAGTTGGGGCACCTATTCGCCCGAGGAGTTTGCAACGGTCGACATTTCCAACCCGGCCCACCCTGACCATGACGCGTTCCTCGGCGTTCTGCGCGACCCCGTCCTGCGCCCGCCCTTCGCCGAGTTTTGGGGCATGCAGCGGGCGCTGGCCGATGCGCGGTGCAACGCCGCATGAACGGTCGGCCCGCCGGCCCTTCGCGGCGCCCCCCTGTTTTCGAACATGCGTTTCTACGCGAAACAATAACTCGTATCTTCGTCGCTGGATTTAGCATCGAAGCTTGATCCAGATCATGTGACGACCTTGGACCTATTCTAATGTGAGCCCGACGCGTGAACCCCAGCGATGAAACGGTGCACCCATGAAAGATCTTCTCACCACCGGCCTGCTGACAACGGCGATGAGTCTTCCTGCCGCGGCCCAGGATCTTCGGCAGATCGCGCTCGACTATTTCGAGCCGCTGCCCTCGACCATTCCGCAGATGGAAGACAACCGGGTGACGCCTGAAAAGATCGAGCTCGGCAAGGCACTGTTCTTCGACCCGCGCCTGTCGGCGTCGGGCGTCTTTTCCTGCTATTCCTGCCACAACCTGACCACCGGCGGCGATGACAACCTGGAAACATCCATCGGCCATGGCTGGCAAAAAGGGCCGCGCAACGCGCCCACGGTGCTGAACGCCGTTCTCAACATCGCGCAGTTCTGGGACGGCCGCGCCGAGGACCTGAAGGCCCAGGCCAAGGGGCCGGTGCAGGCCGGCGTCGAGATGGCCAACACGCCCGAGAACGTCGTCGCGACGCTGAATTCGATGCAGCAATACAGGGACTGGTTCGCCGAGGCCTTCCCGGGCGAGGCCGACGCCGTCACTTTCGACAACATGGCCCGCGCGATCGAGGCGTTCGAGGCCACGCTGATCACCCCCGCCCCGTTTGACGCCTTCCTGAACGGCGACGACATGGCGCTGGACGACACCCAGAAGGAGGGGCTTCAGCTCTTCGTCGACAAGGGCTGCGTGAGCTGCCACAGCGGGGTCAACCTCGGCGGCAACGGCTACTACCCGTTCGGTCTGGTCGAGAAGCCCGGCGCCGACATCCTGCCCGAGGGTGACAAGGGCCGCTATGCGGTGACCGAGACGGCGATCGACGAGTACGTTTTCCGCGCCGCGCCACTGCGCAACATCGCGGTGACGGCACCCTATTTCCACTCTGGCCAGGTCTGGGATCTGAAGACAGCAGTGCAGGTGATGGGCGTCGCGCAGTTGGGCCAGGAGGTCAGCGACGAGGAGGCCGACAAGATCGTGGCCTTCATGCACAGCCTGACCGGCGAGATGCCCGAGATCACCACGCCGGTCTTGCCGGCAGAAACGGCCTCGACGCCGCGGCCGACCGCCGAGCTGTTGCCGCAATAGCGGACCGTCGCGCCTCACGGTCGCAGGCTGTGCGGGCCGGCCGTCGTGGCCGGCCCTCTTGCGTTGGTCCTGTGCTCAGAGCACGCCGTAGGCCGCGATCGCCGTTGCCACCTTACGATAGGCCGCGACGTTGGCGCCGCGGCGATAGTCGATCCGGTTGCCGTCGCGCCCCTCTTCGGCCGCGCGGTTGTGGATCTCGCCCATGATGCGGCGAAGCGCGCGATCGACGTCTTCGGGGTCGAGCGGCCGGATGCTCGAATTCTGGCTCATCTCCAGCCCCGAGATGGCGACGCCGCCCGCATTGGTGGCCTTTCCGGGAGCGTAGCCCACGCCCGCCTCGCGCAGCGCCTCCATCGCATCGCGGGTGAGCGGCATGTTCGCCCCCTCGGCCAGCACCCGGAGCCCCGCGTCCATCGCCGACTTGGCCGCTTTCGCGTCGATCTCGTTCTGGGTCGCGCAGGGAAGGCCGATCTCGGCTTCGACCAGCCCCCATGGTGCGACGCCCTCACGAAAGGCGAGTCCAAGACCGCGGGGCGGGTCGGCAACATCCTGGCCTGCCTGCTTCCGCTCGCGTACCCAGTCGAGCGCATCCTGGCCCATGCCGTCCTCAGCCACCAGCGTGCCAGACCGGTCCGACAGCGTGACGACCTTTGCGCCCTCGCAGATCGCCTTTTCCGCGGCATGGGCCGCCACATTGCCCTTGCCGGAGATCGCCACGCGGCGCCTGGCCAGTTCGCGCCCTTCTTCGGCCAGCATCGCCTCGACGAAATAGACGAGCCCGTAGCCCGTGGCTTCGACCCTCAGCGCGCTGCCGCCGAACGCCTCGCCCTTGCCGGTAAGTGCACCGTGAAACTGGCCCCTGAGGCGTTTGTAGGCGCCGAACAGATAGCCGATCTCGCGCGGGCCCACGTTTATGTCGCCCGCGGGAACATCCTCGTCGGGGCCGATATAGCGGGCGAGTTCGGTCATGAAGGCCTGGCAGAAGCGCATGATCTCGGCCTCGCTGCGGCCGCGCGGGTCGAAATCCGCCCCGCCCTTGCCACCGCCGAGCGGCAGGCCTGTCAGCGCGTTCTTGAACACCTGCTCGAAGCCCAGAAACTTCAGTACCGATGGGCAGACCCCCGGTGAGAACCGAAGCCCGCCTTTGTAAGGCCCAATCGCGTTCGAGGTCTGAACGCGCCAGCCGGAATTGATCTCGACCTCGCCATCGTCGTTCTCCCAGACCACGCGAAAGCCGATGATCCGGTCCGGCTCGGTCAGCCGTTCCAGCACGCGCGCACGCGCCCAGGCGGCGTGGGCCTTCTCGACGGTCAGAACGTCAAAGGCCACCTCCCCGACGGCTTGCAGGAATTCGTCCTGACCTGCATTGCGGGCGGCCACGCGGCCCATGAAAGATTGCAGTAGCTTCGCGCGATCGGTCATATCGCCTCCTGCATAGTGGATTAGGGCCGACGCCGGCCGCGCACAGCACTGTCACGCGGGCGTGTCGCATGCAGTTCGCGCGGTGCCCGGCCTACTCCTCGCGGAAGGCGCGTTCGAAATATACCGCGATGGGGCGAAGGAGGTAAGAGAGCGGGGTGCGGTCGCGGGTGCGCAGGAACGCCTCCGCCGGCATGCCGGGCAACAGTTCAACTCCGGGCATGTCCTCCAGCACCGAGGTGTCGGGCAGGATCACGGCCTCGTAATAGGTCTGCTTGGTCGCCTCGTCGGTGAGCGCGTCGGCCGAGATGCGCAGCACCTCGCCCGGCACTTCCGGGGTCGTGCGCGCGTCGAACGTTGTCAGCCGCAGGAAGACCGGCTGCCCCGGGAAGACCTGGTCGATATCGGTCGTCTCAATGCGCGCCGAGACCAGCAGCGCCTGCCCGCCGGGGACCACGTACATCATCGGCTCGGCCGGTTGGACCACCGCGCGCACCGCGAAAATCGACGAGCCGAACACCACGCCA
This genomic window from Rhodovulum sp. ES.010 contains:
- a CDS encoding cytochrome-c peroxidase gives rise to the protein MKDLLTTGLLTTAMSLPAAAQDLRQIALDYFEPLPSTIPQMEDNRVTPEKIELGKALFFDPRLSASGVFSCYSCHNLTTGGDDNLETSIGHGWQKGPRNAPTVLNAVLNIAQFWDGRAEDLKAQAKGPVQAGVEMANTPENVVATLNSMQQYRDWFAEAFPGEADAVTFDNMARAIEAFEATLITPAPFDAFLNGDDMALDDTQKEGLQLFVDKGCVSCHSGVNLGGNGYYPFGLVEKPGADILPEGDKGRYAVTETAIDEYVFRAAPLRNIAVTAPYFHSGQVWDLKTAVQVMGVAQLGQEVSDEEADKIVAFMHSLTGEMPEITTPVLPAETASTPRPTAELLPQ
- the gdhA gene encoding NADP-specific glutamate dehydrogenase, with product MTDRAKLLQSFMGRVAARNAGQDEFLQAVGEVAFDVLTVEKAHAAWARARVLERLTEPDRIIGFRVVWENDDGEVEINSGWRVQTSNAIGPYKGGLRFSPGVCPSVLKFLGFEQVFKNALTGLPLGGGKGGADFDPRGRSEAEIMRFCQAFMTELARYIGPDEDVPAGDINVGPREIGYLFGAYKRLRGQFHGALTGKGEAFGGSALRVEATGYGLVYFVEAMLAEEGRELARRRVAISGKGNVAAHAAEKAICEGAKVVTLSDRSGTLVAEDGMGQDALDWVRERKQAGQDVADPPRGLGLAFREGVAPWGLVEAEIGLPCATQNEIDAKAAKSAMDAGLRVLAEGANMPLTRDAMEALREAGVGYAPGKATNAGGVAISGLEMSQNSSIRPLDPEDVDRALRRIMGEIHNRAAEEGRDGNRIDYRRGANVAAYRKVATAIAAYGVL
- a CDS encoding radical SAM/SPASM domain-containing protein, giving the protein MTASPDLLDRLNALDRAFDAANRQADEPDAAVRLLERAAENVLGNRVGAEDHEALERACTDRRAGPVALALAARAALAAGARETAVALLRRAQARAANHLTLQRMLAEAEERPERDDAFADRFCAAPFENIETQPGGDVHFCCPAWLPVPIGNLGAQSAGEIWNSPAAQTIRASIHDGSYRFCSRTHCPKLSGDTLPRNEELTKASQRRVAQARATAMEDGPRKIVLSHDRSCNLSCPSCRKDLILARRPEQAAMNKMADEVLFPLMRGADRLRVTASGDPFGSAHFQYVLRHLDRAHAPHLKLDLQTNGVLLTPALWERLKLEGKVGMLLVSADAARAETYAVLRRGGRWDDLRRNLDFFAELRGAGRIDLFRLDFVVQSANFREMPDFVQLARAVGCDGVKFQMIRSWGTYSPEEFATVDISNPAHPDHDAFLGVLRDPVLRPPFAEFWGMQRALADARCNAA